In the Halorubrum ruber genome, GAACACGGGTTCCACCACGTGCCGGTCGTCGACGGGAAGACCCCCATCGGCATCATCACCACCTCCGACTTCGCGGCGTACGTCTCCTCGCCGGAGTCCGTCTCGGCGTAGCGCCGCCTCGGAGCTGTCGGCCGGCTCGGTGCGTCGAGGCGGTCGCATCCGAGGCGTCCGCGACGGCGACAAGTGCCGCCACTTCCTGTGTCCGTATTACCCCGGAGCGCGTACCGAGGTCCGTGTCCGATCACCTACACCTCAACCTCTTCACCATGTCCTCGGTCGAGCACGTCTCGCCCGGGTCGTGGCGGTACCCCGGCGACCGGTCGGCGGACTACGCCGACCGCGAGTACTGGACCGAGGTCGCGCGCACCGCCGAGCGCGGCGGCTTCGACGCCGTGTTCTTCGCGGACGTGCGCGGGATCTACGACGTGTACGGCGATGATCGAGAGGTCGCCGTCGAGAAGGCGGTTCAGACCCCCGCGAACGACCCGCAGCTCGTCGTGCCCGCGATGGCGGAGGTCACGGACGACCTCGGCTTCGCGGTGACGCGCTCGACGACGTACACCCACCCCTACCAGCTCGCGCGGGAGTTCTCGACGCTCGATCACCTCACCGATGGGCGAATCGCGATCAACGTCGTCACCTCCTACTTAGAGTCGGCCGCCGAGAACCTCGGCCTCTCGGAGCGGATGGACAAGGAGACGCGCTACGACCGCGCCGACGAGTTCCTCGACGTCTGTTACAAGCTGTGGGAGGAGTCGTGGGACGACGACGCCGTCGAGGTCGACCGCGAGGCCGGGCGGTATTCGGACCCCGAGAAGGTCCACGCCATCGACCACGAGGGCGACCACTTCTCGGTGCCGGGCCCGCACGGCTGCGAGCCGTCCCCCCAGCGCACTCCGGTCATTTACCAGGCCGGCTCCTCCGACCACGGCCGGTCGTTCGCCGCGCGCAACGCCGAGGCCGTCTTCGCCAGCCAGCCGACCGAGGAGGGCGTCGTCGAGTACATGGACGACGTGAAATCGCGCGCGGCCGACGCCGGCCGCGACCCCGAGAGCCTCCGCTTCTTCATCGGCGTGGTGCCGGTCGTCGGCGAGACGCAGGCGCTCGCGGAGGCGAAGCACGCGGAGTACAAGCGCCACGTCGACGTCGAGGCGACGCTCGCGCTCCTCTCCGGCTTCCTCGATATGGACCTCTCGGAGCTCGACCCCGACCAGAAGGTCGAGCACATCGAGACGGACGCGATCCAGGGGACGATGAACGCGTTCACGAAGGCCCAGCCCGACCGGGAGTGGACAGTCCGCGAGGTCGCGGAGTTCTGCGGGCTCGGCACCACCTCGCCGACGATCGTCGGGACCCCGGAGGTGATCGCGGACGAGCTCCAGCGCTGGCACGAGGAGGTCGGCGTCCACGGGTTCAACGTCAAGGAGGTCGTCCGTCCGGACTCGCTCGTCGACTTCGTCGACCTGGTCGTCCCGGAGCTGCGCGAGCGCGGACTGGTCCCCCCAGCCGACGCGGAGCCACCGGGCGAGACGCTCCGCGAGCGGCTCCTCGGCGAGGGGCAGACGGAACTCCGCGCGGACCACCCCGCCCGGCAGTAGCGCGCGGAGACCGCTCGGACCTGACTCGACCGAACGCCGTCGCGTGGTTTCGCGGCTCGTATTAGCGAGCTGTTGTGAACGAATTGCCGCTAACTAATACGACAACGCTGCCGCCCCCGGCACGCTTAAGTGTCTACCACCGCTTGTCTCAGGTGACGCTTCGCTTGGAGGGCCGAAGCGTCAGCGGGGACCTACAGAACGACACGCCCGTGCCACCTTTTCCCGGCACGGGCGTGCCGTTCGTTCCTTTACTCACCGAGCGAGCCGCTCGCACAGCCGCGGGCAACGACCGTTCCGCGCCGACTGGGACTCAACGACCGTTCCGCGCCGACCGAGACTGTACGTAGCCGGCCCGCAGAAGACGCCGTTCTTCAGAGGTTCTCCCGCTGGTACGCGCCGTCGTACGTCCCCTCGTGGTCGGCCTCGGCGAGGACGAGCTGCGCGATCCGCGCGCCCGGCTCGATCTCGATCGGGTGGCCGATGTCGAGTCGCCCCTCGCCGACCCCCTCGTAGCCGGCGTCCCACACCGCGGTGTCGAGGGTACAGGCGTTACGCAGCAGCGTCGAGCGCGGGAGGACGAACCCGATCCGCTCTTCCGGGATCCGCACCGGCTCGCCGTAGCGGACGACGTAGCTCCCGCGTTCGAGCCGGTAGCAGTCGCCACGGGGCTCCAGCTCCCGTCGCTCGGCCACGCGCTTTCCGTCGCGCCCGAGCCGGCCCGGTTCGGTCTGTGCGAACACCGCGTCGAGGGTGAGGTCGACGCCGTTCGGCTGTCGCTGCGCGTCGTCGAGGTCGGCGCCGGCCGCCTCCAGCGCCGCCGCGACCGCGGCTCCCGAGTCGAACATGCGCGTCCGGAACCGCGGGCGAGGCAAAACGGTGTCGCCCGCGGCGCGCGACGAGGAGGGACGAATCAGCCGTTTTTGCCGCGACCGTTGAAACCCTCGATTTCGTCCGTTTCAGGCGATTAATGACCTAAAATACACTGGACGGCTACGTATTTCACGGTGCGTGGTATCACGCGGAGATCACAGCGAGAGTTGCCGCATCGAGGGATCTAACACGGTCGATCTTCGGGAAACTCGCGGGTTTTATATCCACGGGACGGCCATCTTGGCGTGATATGGGACAAACGATTACGGAGAAGATCCTCGATGACCATCTCGTCGAGGGCGAGCTGACGCCCGGCGAGGAGATCGGCATCGAGATCGACCAGGTGCTGACGCAGGACACGACGGGGACGATGGTGTGGCTGCAGTTCGAGGCGCTCGACTTAGACGAGGTCCAGACGGAGCTGGCCGCGCAGTACTGCGACCACCAGACGTACCAGTTCGACTTCAAGAACACCGACGACCACCGCTTCCTCCGCTCGGCGGCCGGCACGTACGGCGCGTACTTCTCCCGGCCCGGGAACGGCATCTGCCACCAGGTCCACAAGGAGAACTTCGCGGCGCCCGGCAAGACGCTGCTCGGCTCCGACTCGCACACGCCGACCCCCGGCGGGCTCGGCCAGCTCGCGATCGGCGCCGGCGGGCTCGACATCGCCGTCGCGATGGGCGGCGGCCCCTACTACGTCGAGATGCCCGAGGTCGTCAACGTCCACCTCGAAGGCGAGCTCCCCGAGTGGGCGACCGCGAAGGACATCGCGCTCCACCTGCTCGGCGAGCTGACCGTCAAGGGCGGCGTCGGCAAGATCTTCGAGTACACCGGCCCCGGCGCCGAGCAGCTCACGATCCCCGAGCGCACCACGATCACGAACCTCGGCACCGAGCTCGGCGCCACCTCCTCGATCTTCGCGACCGACGAGAAGACGAAAGACTGGCTCGCGCGCCAGGACCGCGAGGAGGAGTACGTCGACCTCCAGCCCGACGACGACGCCGAGTACGCGGAGACGATCGAGGTCGACTTAAACGAGCTCGAGCCGCTCGTGGCCGCGCCGTCGATGCCCGACAACGTCGCCCCCGTCAGCGAGTACGAGGGCACCGACGTCGAGCAGGTCATCGTCGGCTCCTGTACCAACGGCGCCTACGAGGACATCCTCCCCAGCGCGAAGATGCTGGAGGACCGCGAGGTCGCCAAGCAGACCGAGATGATCGTCGCGCCCGGCTCGAAGCAGGCCTCCGAGATGCTGGCCCGCGAGGGCTGGACCGCGGAGATGATGGCGGCCGGCGTCAACTTCTCCGAGGCGACCTGCGGCGCGTGCATCGGCATCGGCCACGTGCCCGCCTCCGACTCCGTCTCGCTGCGCACCTTCAACCGCAACTTCGAGGGTCGCTCCGGCATCGAGGACGACTCCGTCTTCCTCTGCTCGCCCGAGGTCGCCACCGCGGCGGCCATCACCGGCGAGATCGTCGACCCGCGCGACCTCGCGGACGAGCTCGGCGACCTCGAGGCGCCCGGCCTCGAGATGGGGACGAAGTACGGCCCCGGCATGGGAGAGTCCGACTCGGATATCATCTCGCCCGACGAGGCGATCGACGACGGGCTCGTTAAGGGCCCGAACATCGGCGACGTGCCGCTGAAGGACGACATCGACGTGGACGGCGGTGAGGCCCTCCTCAAGATGGAGGACAACATCACCACCGACCACATCATCCCGGCGACCGCGGACATCCTCAAGTTCCGCTCGAACATCGAGAAGCTCTCCGAGTTCACGCTCTCGCGCGTGGACGACACGTTCGCCGACCGCGCGCTCGCCGCCGACGGCGGCGTTCTCGTGGCCGGCGAGAACTACGGCCAGGGCTCCTCGCGCGAACACGCCGCGCTCTGTCCGATGTATCTCGGCATCGAGGCCGTCTTC is a window encoding:
- a CDS encoding deoxyuridine 5'-triphosphate nucleotidohydrolase; translation: MFDSGAAVAAALEAAGADLDDAQRQPNGVDLTLDAVFAQTEPGRLGRDGKRVAERRELEPRGDCYRLERGSYVVRYGEPVRIPEERIGFVLPRSTLLRNACTLDTAVWDAGYEGVGEGRLDIGHPIEIEPGARIAQLVLAEADHEGTYDGAYQRENL
- a CDS encoding aconitate hydratase, whose product is MGQTITEKILDDHLVEGELTPGEEIGIEIDQVLTQDTTGTMVWLQFEALDLDEVQTELAAQYCDHQTYQFDFKNTDDHRFLRSAAGTYGAYFSRPGNGICHQVHKENFAAPGKTLLGSDSHTPTPGGLGQLAIGAGGLDIAVAMGGGPYYVEMPEVVNVHLEGELPEWATAKDIALHLLGELTVKGGVGKIFEYTGPGAEQLTIPERTTITNLGTELGATSSIFATDEKTKDWLARQDREEEYVDLQPDDDAEYAETIEVDLNELEPLVAAPSMPDNVAPVSEYEGTDVEQVIVGSCTNGAYEDILPSAKMLEDREVAKQTEMIVAPGSKQASEMLAREGWTAEMMAAGVNFSEATCGACIGIGHVPASDSVSLRTFNRNFEGRSGIEDDSVFLCSPEVATAAAITGEIVDPRDLADELGDLEAPGLEMGTKYGPGMGESDSDIISPDEAIDDGLVKGPNIGDVPLKDDIDVDGGEALLKMEDNITTDHIIPATADILKFRSNIEKLSEFTLSRVDDTFADRALAADGGVLVAGENYGQGSSREHAALCPMYLGIEAVFAQSFARIHKANLFNFGIVPLAIDEETYEKIEQGDDLAIVDDVPAGVRSGQEEFTVSVNGEWEFTADLDASERERDILAAGGKLSWVKQQHADGGSGAAPADD
- a CDS encoding LLM class flavin-dependent oxidoreductase, with protein sequence MSDHLHLNLFTMSSVEHVSPGSWRYPGDRSADYADREYWTEVARTAERGGFDAVFFADVRGIYDVYGDDREVAVEKAVQTPANDPQLVVPAMAEVTDDLGFAVTRSTTYTHPYQLAREFSTLDHLTDGRIAINVVTSYLESAAENLGLSERMDKETRYDRADEFLDVCYKLWEESWDDDAVEVDREAGRYSDPEKVHAIDHEGDHFSVPGPHGCEPSPQRTPVIYQAGSSDHGRSFAARNAEAVFASQPTEEGVVEYMDDVKSRAADAGRDPESLRFFIGVVPVVGETQALAEAKHAEYKRHVDVEATLALLSGFLDMDLSELDPDQKVEHIETDAIQGTMNAFTKAQPDREWTVREVAEFCGLGTTSPTIVGTPEVIADELQRWHEEVGVHGFNVKEVVRPDSLVDFVDLVVPELRERGLVPPADAEPPGETLRERLLGEGQTELRADHPARQ